One genomic region from Haloterrigena gelatinilytica encodes:
- the sufD gene encoding Fe-S cluster assembly protein SufD, translating to MSAGTQVHANLTEEQVREISGGLDEPEWLLETRLEALEALDSLDMPDVIKTPGREWTDLHELDFESLVDPLNAAENKDQIGPDEADVLSWADAVQEHEELLKEHFGSIVDPQENYLTALSTALFSTGTVIYVPEGVDAEDVTVRTEQNSRSLFNYTLVVTEESSSVTILERQSTGEEAEEQYYSGVVEVAAGENSYVQYGSLQNLSEEAYNFTVKRGVTDTYATIDWIEGNLGTQLTKTEVSTELRGDSSETQIVGAFYGHNDQHFDLDAKVWHRAEHTTADLVTRGVTDDVARSVYEGVQDVGADAWDTSSYQRENTLMLSDESEADASPKLIINNHDTEASHSATVGQIDREDLFYMTSRGVDPRAARNMLVEGFFVPVLEEIDVDELRDDLEDLIGARLRQRD from the coding sequence ATGAGCGCAGGAACACAGGTACACGCCAATCTGACCGAAGAACAGGTACGCGAAATCAGCGGCGGTCTCGACGAGCCCGAGTGGCTCTTAGAGACCCGTCTCGAGGCCCTCGAGGCCCTCGACTCCCTCGACATGCCCGACGTCATCAAGACGCCGGGACGGGAGTGGACGGACCTCCACGAGCTGGACTTCGAGTCGCTGGTGGACCCGCTGAACGCGGCCGAGAACAAGGATCAGATCGGTCCCGACGAGGCCGACGTCCTCTCGTGGGCCGACGCGGTCCAGGAACACGAGGAGCTCCTCAAGGAGCACTTCGGCAGCATCGTCGATCCCCAGGAGAACTACCTGACGGCGCTCTCGACGGCGCTGTTTAGCACCGGGACGGTCATCTACGTCCCCGAGGGCGTCGACGCCGAGGACGTGACCGTCCGGACCGAGCAGAACTCCCGCTCGCTGTTCAACTACACGCTCGTCGTCACCGAGGAGTCGTCCTCGGTCACGATCTTAGAGCGACAGTCGACCGGCGAGGAAGCCGAGGAGCAGTACTACAGCGGCGTCGTCGAAGTCGCCGCCGGCGAGAACAGCTACGTCCAGTACGGCAGCCTCCAGAACCTCTCGGAGGAGGCCTACAACTTCACCGTCAAGCGCGGCGTCACCGACACCTACGCCACGATCGACTGGATCGAGGGCAACCTCGGGACGCAGCTGACCAAGACCGAGGTCTCGACGGAGCTTCGCGGCGACTCCTCGGAGACCCAGATCGTCGGCGCCTTCTACGGCCACAACGACCAGCACTTCGACTTAGACGCGAAGGTCTGGCACCGCGCCGAGCACACGACCGCCGACCTCGTCACCCGCGGCGTCACCGACGACGTCGCTCGCTCGGTCTACGAGGGCGTCCAGGACGTCGGCGCCGACGCGTGGGACACCAGCTCTTACCAGCGCGAGAACACGCTGATGCTCTCCGACGAGAGCGAGGCCGACGCCTCCCCGAAGCTGATCATCAACAACCACGACACCGAGGCCAGCCACTCCGCGACGGTCGGCCAGATCGACCGGGAGGACCTGTTCTACATGACCTCCCGCGGTGTCGACCCCCGCGCGGCCCGGAACATGCTCGTCGAGGGCTTCTTCGTGCCCGTCCTCGAGGAGATCGACGTCGACGAACTCCGCGACGATCTCGAGGACCTGATCGGCGCGCGACTTCGCCAGCGCGACTAA
- a CDS encoding metal-dependent transcriptional regulator, with the protein MNTADQYLKAIYLAQRIEDGPASTGTLADLLEVSPASVNEMIGKLEDRGLVDHEKYKGASLTDEGLGRAHDALQTYCIIERFLANVLEVEEYQDEARALESVIDDTVAERLDTIIDRPGECPDCFDPERDACERLEVGDGCAD; encoded by the coding sequence ATGAACACTGCAGACCAATATCTCAAGGCGATCTATCTGGCTCAACGTATCGAGGACGGCCCCGCATCGACCGGCACGCTCGCGGACTTGCTCGAGGTCAGTCCGGCCAGCGTCAACGAGATGATCGGCAAACTCGAGGACCGGGGACTCGTCGACCACGAGAAGTACAAGGGTGCGAGTCTGACCGACGAGGGACTCGGGCGCGCCCACGACGCCCTCCAGACCTACTGCATCATCGAGCGTTTTCTCGCGAACGTCCTCGAAGTCGAGGAGTACCAGGACGAGGCCCGCGCCTTAGAGAGCGTCATCGACGACACCGTCGCGGAGCGCCTCGACACGATCATCGACCGGCCCGGCGAGTGTCCCGACTGTTTCGACCCCGAACGGGACGCCTGCGAGCGACTCGAGGTCGGCGACGGCTGTGCGGACTGA
- a CDS encoding M41 family metallopeptidase — translation MSLGQRVSSDHQLTRLLQIGVVLEEVVESRAAHHLDSLPPEERAAIDEEVRELLEEAADESADHRERLEALIDDLEADTVAYEEINALVDAQYGPPEDTDGVLYDQLANEETAYKFYDDLIDAIEASDGEFAIDRERLLETLYEIREEEKEGVEEVTEIMEHRA, via the coding sequence ATGAGTCTGGGACAGCGCGTCTCGAGCGACCACCAGCTGACCCGATTGCTGCAGATCGGGGTCGTCCTGGAGGAGGTCGTCGAGTCACGCGCCGCCCACCACCTCGACTCGCTGCCCCCCGAAGAGCGAGCGGCGATCGACGAGGAGGTGCGGGAGTTGCTCGAGGAGGCCGCCGACGAGTCGGCCGACCACCGCGAGCGACTCGAGGCGCTGATCGACGATCTCGAGGCCGACACCGTCGCGTACGAGGAAATCAACGCGTTGGTCGACGCCCAGTACGGACCGCCGGAGGACACCGACGGCGTCCTCTACGACCAACTGGCCAACGAGGAAACGGCCTACAAGTTCTACGACGACCTGATCGACGCGATCGAGGCCTCCGATGGCGAGTTCGCTATCGACCGCGAGCGCCTCCTCGAGACCCTCTACGAGATCCGCGAGGAGGAGAAAGAGGGCGTCGAAGAAGTGACCGAGATCATGGAGCACAGAGCATGA
- the sufB gene encoding Fe-S cluster assembly protein SufB: MSSDQDHLKETDTEARFEFKKDENAAVKSDKGLTEEVIRMISEDKDEPDWMLERRLRALEQYQNMPMPSDWPGMPDLSELDVEEIIPYIRPDVDKREGVDDWTELPDDIKDTFDKLGIPEAEKNALSGVGAQYESEVVYQNMQEQWEEKGVIFCNMDKAVQEHPELVKEHFMTTCVPPSDNKFAALHGAVWSGGSFVYVPEDVTVEMPVQAYFRMNSEGMGQFEHTLIIAEEGSEVHYIEGCSAPKYGTHNLHSGGVEVFVGEDAHVQYSTVQNWSKNTFNLNTKRAICEAGGTMEWVSGSMGSKATMLYPCTILKGRGATDTHITIAFAGEGQDIDTGAKVYHNAPDTSSTIESKSISKDGGRTNYRGLVHIADGAENSSTAVECDALMFDNESTSDTMPYMEIEESKVDVAHEATVGKIGDEDIFYLQSRGLDDDDAKKMIVAGFIEPITEELPIEYAVELNRLIELEMEGSLG, encoded by the coding sequence ATGAGTTCCGATCAAGACCACCTAAAAGAGACCGACACCGAGGCCCGGTTCGAGTTCAAGAAAGACGAGAACGCCGCGGTCAAATCCGACAAGGGCCTGACCGAGGAGGTCATCCGCATGATCTCCGAAGACAAGGACGAGCCCGACTGGATGCTCGAGCGACGCCTCCGCGCGCTCGAGCAGTACCAGAACATGCCGATGCCGTCCGACTGGCCCGGCATGCCGGACCTCTCCGAACTGGACGTCGAAGAGATCATCCCCTACATCCGCCCGGACGTCGACAAGCGCGAAGGCGTCGACGACTGGACGGAGCTGCCCGACGACATCAAGGACACGTTCGACAAGCTGGGCATCCCGGAAGCCGAGAAGAACGCCCTCTCGGGCGTCGGCGCCCAGTACGAGTCCGAAGTCGTCTACCAGAACATGCAAGAGCAGTGGGAGGAGAAGGGGGTCATCTTCTGTAACATGGACAAGGCCGTCCAGGAGCACCCCGAGCTCGTCAAAGAGCACTTCATGACGACCTGCGTGCCGCCGAGCGACAACAAGTTCGCCGCGCTGCACGGGGCCGTCTGGTCGGGCGGCTCGTTCGTCTACGTCCCCGAAGACGTCACCGTCGAGATGCCCGTCCAGGCCTACTTCCGCATGAACTCGGAAGGGATGGGCCAGTTCGAGCACACGCTCATCATCGCCGAGGAAGGCTCCGAGGTCCACTACATCGAGGGCTGTTCGGCCCCGAAGTACGGCACGCACAACCTCCACTCGGGCGGCGTCGAGGTCTTCGTGGGCGAGGACGCTCACGTCCAGTACTCGACCGTCCAGAACTGGTCGAAGAACACGTTCAACCTGAACACCAAGCGCGCCATCTGCGAGGCCGGCGGCACGATGGAGTGGGTCTCGGGCAGCATGGGCTCGAAAGCGACCATGCTCTACCCGTGTACGATCCTCAAGGGTCGCGGCGCGACCGACACCCACATCACCATCGCCTTCGCGGGCGAGGGCCAGGACATCGACACCGGCGCGAAGGTCTACCACAACGCGCCCGACACGAGTTCGACCATCGAGTCCAAGTCGATCTCCAAGGACGGCGGCCGCACCAACTACCGCGGCCTCGTCCACATCGCCGACGGCGCCGAGAACTCCTCGACCGCCGTCGAGTGCGACGCTCTGATGTTCGACAACGAGTCCACCTCGGACACCATGCCGTACATGGAGATCGAGGAGTCGAAGGTCGACGTCGCCCACGAGGCGACCGTCGGCAAGATCGGCGACGAGGACATCTTCTACCTCCAGTCGCGCGGACTGGACGACGACGACGCCAAGAAGATGATCGTCGCCGGCTTCATCGAGCCGATCACGGAGGAACTGCCGATCGAGTACGCGGTCGAACTCAACCGTCTCATCGAACTCGAGATGGAGGGGAGCCTCGGATAA